The following proteins are co-located in the Ictalurus punctatus breed USDA103 chromosome 14, Coco_2.0, whole genome shotgun sequence genome:
- the LOC108274568 gene encoding galanin receptor 2a — protein sequence MASNTLDHAVNLQVFSNHYGVIFACTCGMILGVGFGANLLVFTLFAKHNTLRKNRLDVLILSMALADFLTLLLIPFTLQSAISFSWPLSDTSCKIYQFLLAFSLAASTYSLCAVSVARAMIITNPYQPPTTDLVVLMLILAWALSFLISLPLRTFATKERLGPGLTNFTFCLPTTPEHHYQVILSQFVLYYFIPMLIIAINYVRLARFLHKSPVMSMASARNTRRASLMVFLAAGTFSVCWLPGYVLELCVYLGLYRHGQAWEMFYFTCTVLQYLHPCVNPVLYVLLAKRYRGMQGAWLFQCNRNRVHPQVTSVTESF from the exons ATGGCATCAAACACTCTGGACCATG CTGTTAACTTGCAGGTTTTCAGTAATCACTATGGAGTGATTTTCGCCTGTACCTGTGGTATGATCCTGGGTGTGGGCTTCGGTGCTAACTTGCTAGTGTTCACCCTCTTTGCCAAACACAACACCCTACGCAAGAATCGACTGGATGTGCTGATCCTCAGCATGGCTTTGGCTGACTTTCTCACGCTGCTTCTCATCCCCTTCACTCTGCAATCAGCTATCAGTTTCTCCTGGCCTCTAAGCGACACATCTTGTAAGATTTACCAGTTCCTGCTGGCTTTCTCGCTGGCTGCCAGCACTTACTCACTATGTGCTGTCTCAGTGGCTCGAGCCATGATCATCACCAACCCTTATCAACCGCCCACTACAGACCTTGTTGTGCTGATGCTCATCCTGGCGTGGGCTCTGAGCTTCTTAATCAGCTTGCCATTGCGTACATTTGCCACTAAAGAGCGCCTCGGCCCAGGCCTCACCAACTTTACCTTCTGCCTGCCCACCACCCCAGAGCACCACTATCAAGTCATACTAAGTCAGTTTGTTTTGTATTACTTTATACCAATGCTGATTATTGCTATAAATTATGTGCGATTGGCTCGGTTTCTCCACAAGAGCCCAGTGATGTCTATGGCCAGTGCGCGGAACACCCGGCGAGCCTCACTTATGGTGTTCCTGGCAGCTGGGACATTCTCTGTGTGCTGGCTGCCTGGTTATGTCCTtgagctgtgtgtgtatttgggtcTCTACAGACATGGCCAAGCTTGGGAGATGTTCTATTTTACCTGCACAGTGCTACAGTACCTGCACCCATGTGTCAATCCAGTGCTGTACGTGTTGCTGGCTAAGCGCTACCGGGGAATGCAGGGAGCCTGGCTCTTTCAATGCAATCGCAACAGGGTGCACCCCCAGGTTACTAGTGTGACTGAAAGCTTCTGA
- the pthlhb gene encoding parathyroid hormone-like hormone b: protein MMLRQWSFAVLLLSIPLPVQGQPIHALSNRMRRSVSQAQLMHDRGRYLQDRKRRLWLQELFEQVHTANVWDAPSSSGANLQHVTWGAQAPKTGSSTKDFLLDFQLESTGTIDILPQETNKEQPAATKRKKRVCLGKWRESNKRRGWPCSIQAQVALSAH, encoded by the exons ATGATGCTAAGGCAGTGGAGTTTTGCTGTGCTCTTACTAAGCATCCCTCTACCTGTCCAAGGGCAACCTATACATGCTCTCAGCAACAGAAT gaGACGCTCAGTGAGTCAAGCCCAACTTATGCATGACAGAGGGCGCTATCTGCAGGACAGGAAGAGACGACTCTGGCTGCAGGAGCTTTTTGAACAGGTTCACACTGCCAATGTGTGGGATGCTCCGTCCAGCAGTGGAGCCAACCTCCAGCATGTAACCTGGGGTGCCCAAGCTCCCAAAACTGGCAGCAGCACCAAAGACTTTCTTTTGGACTTTCAGTTAGAGAGCACAGGTACAATCGACATCCTGCCACAGGAGACCAACAAAGAGCAGCCAGCTGCCActaagagaaagaagagagtaTGCTTGGGGAAGTGGAGAGAGAGCAATAAACGAAGAGGATGGCCATGCTCAATACAAGCCCAAGTAGCATTAAGTGCTCACTAA
- the slc25a3b gene encoding solute carrier family 25 member 3b isoform X1 — translation MYPSTLLHLARANPFSAPLFTLQKTEESSRPAANGQTRSLAAASVADSGDSCEFGSSKYYALCGFGGILSCGITHTAVVPLDLVKCRLQVDPAKYRSIFTGFSITVREDGVRGLAKGWAPTFIGYSMQGLCKFGFYEVFKILYGDMLGEENAYLWRTSLYLAASASAEFFADIALAPMEACKVRIQTQPGYANTLRECAPKMYAEEGIWAFYKGVVPLWMRQIPYTMMKFACFERTVEILYKYVVPKPRSECSKPEQLVVTFVAGYIAGVFCAIVSHPADSVVSVLNKEKGSTATQVLKKLGPMGVWKGLVARIIMIGTLTALQWFIYDSVKVYFRLPRPPPPEMPESLKKKLGLTE, via the exons ATGTATCCCAGCACGCTGCTACACCTGGCCCGAGCAAATCCCTTCAGCGCACCGCTGTTCACTCTGCAGAAAACGGAGGAGTCCTCACGGCCAGCCGCTAATGGACAGACCCGCAGCCTGGCAGCAGCTTCAGTGGCTG ACTCTGGTGATAGCTGTGAGTTTGGTTCATCAAAATACTACGCGCTCTGTGGCTTTGGGGGCATCTTGAGCTGCggtatcacacacacagctgtagtGCCCCTTGACTTGGTCAAATGTCGGCTTCAG GTGGACCCTGCAAAGTACCGGAGTATCTTTACTGGGTTCTCAATCACGGTCAGGGAAGACGGTGTGCGGGGACTTGCTAAGGGATGGGCGCCCACTTTCATCGGATACTCCATGCAGGGTCTCTGCAAGTTTGGCTTCTATGAGGTGTTCAAGATCCTGTATGGGGACATGCTTGGAGAG GAAAATGCCTACTTGTGGAGAACTTCTCTGTACCTTGCAGCCTCTGCTAGCGCAGAGTTCTTTGCTGATATAGCTCTGGCCCCTATGGAGGCGTGCAAAGTGCGCATCCAAACCCAGCCTGGCTATGCCAACACCCTGAGGGAGTGCGCCCCCAAGATGTACGCAGAGGAGGGTATCTGGGC GTTCTACAAGGGTGTGGTTCCCCTGTGGATGAGGCAGATTCCCTACACCATGATGAAGTTTGCCTGCTTTGAACGCACAGTTGAGATTCTGTATAAGTATGTGGTGCCCAAACCCCGCAGCGAGTGCAGCAAGCCCGAGCAGCTGGTGGTCACCTTTGTGGCTGGTTACATTG CTGGTGTTTTCTGTGCCATTGTGTCCCACCCTGCTGACTCTGTGGTGTCTGTGCTGAACAAGGAGAAGGGAAGCACAGCAACTCAAGTGCTGAAGAAGCTTGGGCCAATGG gTGTGTGGAAGGGTCTGGTGGCCCGTATCATTATGATCGGTACCCTGACCGCCCTGCAGTGGTTCATCTATGACTCTGTGAAGGTATACTTCCGTCTGCCCCGCCCTCCTCCACCCGAGATGCCAGAGTCTCTGAAGAAGAAGCTGGGTCTCACAGAGTAG
- the golt1bb gene encoding golgi transport 1Bb, with amino-acid sequence MISLTDSQKIGMGLTGFGVFFLFFGMILFFDKALLAIGNILFVAGLSFVIGLERTFRFFFQRHKVKATSFFLGGVFVVLIGWPIIGVVLEIYGFFLLFRGFFPVAVGFIRRIPILGSLLNLPGISGLVDKVGESNAMV; translated from the exons ATGATCTCCTTAACAGACTCGCAGA AAATTGGGATGGGATTAACCGGTTTCGGCgtgtttttccttttctttgggATGATCCTGTTCTTCGATAAAGCTCTTCTCGCCATAGGAAAT atctTGTTTGTTGCAGGCTTGTCCTTTGTTATTGGATTGGAACGCACTTTCAGATTCTTCTTTCAGCGCCACAAAGTAAAAGCTACAAGTTTCTTTCTGGGAGGAGTATTTGTGGTGTTGATCGGATGGCCGATCATTGGCGTGGTGTTGGAGATTTATGGCTTCTTCCTCCTTTTCAG GGGCTTCTTCCCAGTGGCAGTGGGCTTCATCAGAAGAATACCCATTCTCGGGTCACTGCTTAATCTCCCTGGTATCAGTGGG ttggtGGATAAAGTCGGTGAAAGCAACGCCATGGTAtaa
- the slc25a3b gene encoding solute carrier family 25 member 3b isoform X3, translating to MQAADSGDSCEFGSSKYYALCGFGGILSCGITHTAVVPLDLVKCRLQVDPAKYRSIFTGFSITVREDGVRGLAKGWAPTFIGYSMQGLCKFGFYEVFKILYGDMLGEENAYLWRTSLYLAASASAEFFADIALAPMEACKVRIQTQPGYANTLRECAPKMYAEEGIWAFYKGVVPLWMRQIPYTMMKFACFERTVEILYKYVVPKPRSECSKPEQLVVTFVAGYIAGVFCAIVSHPADSVVSVLNKEKGSTATQVLKKLGPMGVWKGLVARIIMIGTLTALQWFIYDSVKVYFRLPRPPPPEMPESLKKKLGLTE from the exons ATGCAGGCTGCAG ACTCTGGTGATAGCTGTGAGTTTGGTTCATCAAAATACTACGCGCTCTGTGGCTTTGGGGGCATCTTGAGCTGCggtatcacacacacagctgtagtGCCCCTTGACTTGGTCAAATGTCGGCTTCAG GTGGACCCTGCAAAGTACCGGAGTATCTTTACTGGGTTCTCAATCACGGTCAGGGAAGACGGTGTGCGGGGACTTGCTAAGGGATGGGCGCCCACTTTCATCGGATACTCCATGCAGGGTCTCTGCAAGTTTGGCTTCTATGAGGTGTTCAAGATCCTGTATGGGGACATGCTTGGAGAG GAAAATGCCTACTTGTGGAGAACTTCTCTGTACCTTGCAGCCTCTGCTAGCGCAGAGTTCTTTGCTGATATAGCTCTGGCCCCTATGGAGGCGTGCAAAGTGCGCATCCAAACCCAGCCTGGCTATGCCAACACCCTGAGGGAGTGCGCCCCCAAGATGTACGCAGAGGAGGGTATCTGGGC GTTCTACAAGGGTGTGGTTCCCCTGTGGATGAGGCAGATTCCCTACACCATGATGAAGTTTGCCTGCTTTGAACGCACAGTTGAGATTCTGTATAAGTATGTGGTGCCCAAACCCCGCAGCGAGTGCAGCAAGCCCGAGCAGCTGGTGGTCACCTTTGTGGCTGGTTACATTG CTGGTGTTTTCTGTGCCATTGTGTCCCACCCTGCTGACTCTGTGGTGTCTGTGCTGAACAAGGAGAAGGGAAGCACAGCAACTCAAGTGCTGAAGAAGCTTGGGCCAATGG gTGTGTGGAAGGGTCTGGTGGCCCGTATCATTATGATCGGTACCCTGACCGCCCTGCAGTGGTTCATCTATGACTCTGTGAAGGTATACTTCCGTCTGCCCCGCCCTCCTCCACCCGAGATGCCAGAGTCTCTGAAGAAGAAGCTGGGTCTCACAGAGTAG
- the ldhbb gene encoding L-lactate dehydrogenase B-B chain: MLISWWYLYLGAHSIYKQVQNMASVLQKLITPLFNGPVEPPRNKVTVVGVGQVGMACAVSILLQELADELALVDVMEDKLKGEMLDLQHGSLFFKTPKIVSGKDYSVTANSRIVVVTAGVRQQEGESRLNLVQRNINVFQHIIPQIIKYSPNCILIVVSNPVDVLTYVTWKLSGLPTHRVIGSGTNLDSARFRYLMAERLGIHPSSFNGWILGEHGDSSVPVWSGANVAGVNLQKLNPDIGQDSDRENWKKTHKMVVDSAYEVIRLKGYTNWAIGLSVADLTESLIKNLNRVHPISTMVKGMYGITDHVFLSLPCVLNSRGVSSVVNMNLTQDEVSQLKKSADTLWNIQKDLKDL, from the exons ATGTTGATTTCATGGTGGTATTTGTACCTGGGTGCTCACAGCATCTACAAGCAAG TGCAAAACATGGCATCTGTGCTGCAGAAGCTCATTACCCCCCTTTTCAATGGACCAGTTGAGCCTCCCAGGAACAAGGTGACGGTGGTGGGAGTGGGTCAGGTGGGCATGGCGTGTGCCGTCAGCATCCTGCTGCAG GAGTTGGCTGATGAGCTGGCCCTTGTGGATGTGATGGAAGACAAACTAAAAGGAGAGATGTTGGACCTGCAGCATGGAAGTCTCTTTTTCAAAACTCCTAAAATTGTCTCAGGAAAAG ATTACTCAGTGACAGCAAACTCACGCATCGTAGTGGTGACAGCAGGTGTACGTCAGCAGGAGGGAGAAAGCAGGCTTAACCTTGTCCAGAGGAACATCAATGTCTTCCAGCACATAATACCACAAATAATCAAATACAGCCCCAACTGCATCCTCATTGTGGTGTCTAACCCAG TGGATGTTTTGACCTACGTGACCTGGAAGCTGAGCGGCCTACCCACACACCGCGTCATTGGCAGTGGCACTAATTTGGATTCAGCACGTTTTCGGTACCTGATGGCGGAAAGACTGGGAATCCACCCTAGCAGCTTTAACGGCTGGATCCTGGGAGAACATGGTGACTCCAGTG TTCCTGTTTGGAGTGGTGCAAATGTAGCAGGTGTGAACCTCCAGAAACTGAACCCAGACATCGGCCAAGACAGTGACAGGGAGAACTGGAAAAAGACTCACAAGATGGTAGTTGACAG TGCCTATGAGGTGATCAGACTGAAAGGCTACACTAACTGGGCTATTGGACTGAGTGTAGCAGATCTGACAGAGAGCCTCATTAAAAACCTGAACAGAGTTCATCCCATTTCTACCATGGTCAAG GGGATGTACGGGATCACTGATCATGTGTTCTTGAGCCTCCCGTGTGTGTTGAACAGCAGAGGAGTGAGCAGTGTGGTAAACATGAACCTGACCCAGGACGAGGTGTCTCAGCTGAAGAAAAGCGCAGACACGCTGTGGAACATTCAAAAAGACCTGAAAGATCTGTAA
- the tmpob gene encoding thymopoietin b isoform X2: MAEFLEDPSVLTKDKLKSELLANDVPLPSGEHRKDVYVQLYLKHLTVLNKKHSPAETFSSDEEITPVISNRSRSGKKATRKTDKNRKEEVDVASLTDSELKDQLLKYGINPGPVVASTRKLYEKRLQTLLDQPPSEIKPPEPETAVPETVPVKADGSQNGNTHTVEDQYSDQEEDVEPVPEPVPVAPKPVRSRGKLTPLTTRTSSRHSSKVEETTAVHEQSFSVDRSDLLKEIFPNEPPTPTGISATCRRPIHGAAGRPARPLDLWPEESLLQQRVFTTTKSSLTHSHSIPSHAPSFSPPSELRPRRRSYAIWLKLLVFLLLAASLYYVFQNVSNEQIDSCMLFLQDRVVTPFLTVIGVISQEDNSGSE; the protein is encoded by the exons ATGGCGGAATTCCTTGAAGACCCGTCCGTTCTCACAAAGGACAAGCTTAAGAGCGAACTGCTTGCCAATGATGTTCCTCTTCCCAGTGGTGAGCACAGGAAAGATGTTTATGTCCAACTTTACCTCAAACATCTGACCGTACTGAACAAGAAGCACTCTCCAGCCGAGACTTTCTCCAGTGACGAAGAAATAACACCGGTGATCTCTAACAGAAGTCGATCAGGAAAA AAAGCTACAAGAAAGACTGATAAGAACCGAAAAGAGGAGGTGGATGTTGCTAGTCTGACCGACAGCGAATTGAAGGATCAGCTGCTGAAGTATGGCATCAATCCTGGTCCAGTAGTCG CGTCAACTCGTAAACTTTATGAGAAGAGACTTCAAACACTGTTGGATCAGCCTCCTTCAGAGATCAAACCACCTGAACCCGAGACTGCAGTTCCAGAGACGGTACCTGTGAAGGCAGACGGCAGTCAGAACGGCAACACGCACACGGTGGAGGATCAGTACAGTGACCAGGAAGAAG ATGTTGAACCAGTACCAGAGCCAGTTCCAGTAGCACCAAAACCTGTGAGAAGCAGAGGAAAATTGACCCCCTTGACCACCAGGACAAGCAGCCGACACAGCAGTAAG gtAGAGGAGACAACAGCAGTTCACGAGCAGTCATTTTCTGTGGACAGAAGTGaccttttaaaagaaatattccCTAATGAACCTCCTACACCCACAGGCATTAG TGCTACCTGCCGGCGGCCTATCCATGGGGCAGCTGGGCGTCCAGCGAGGCCGCTTGACCTCTGGCCAGAGGAGTCTCTCCTACAGCAGCGTGTGTTCACAACCACCAAgtcatcactcacacacagtcacagcaTCCCATCACATGCTCCATCATTCTCTCCACCGTCTGAGCTGCGTCCACGCCGTCGCTCTTATGCCATCTGGCTCAAACTGCTGGTATTCCTCCTGCTGGCTGCCTCACTTTACTATGTCTTTCAGAATGTGAGCAATGAGCAGATCGACTCCTGCATGCTCTTCTTACAGGACAGGGTGGTCACACCCTTCCTAACTGTTATTGGTGTTATTAGTCAGGAAGATAATTCTGGGAGCGAGTGA
- the slc35b4 gene encoding UDP-xylose and UDP-N-acetylglucosamine transporter, giving the protein MKTVFAVFLVFVGCCSNVVFLEVLVRDFPGCGNIVTFAQFVFIALEGFIFETHFGRKKPAIPIRNYLIMVTMFFTVSVINNYALNFKIAMPLHMIFRSGSLIANMILGIIILKKRYSSSKYLSILLVSVGIFICTIMSAKQVSAEKAATEKEGVYAFLYWLIGIAMLTFALIMSALMGIFQETLYKQYGKHSKEALFYNHCLPLPGFLLLSTDIYNHAVLFSQTTPVEIPVIHETVPVMWLHLAMNVITQYVCIRGVFILTTECTSLTVTLVVTLRKFLSLIISIIYFRNPFTEWHWVGTAVVFLGTLLYTEVWSSIRIALKGEKPGKKAE; this is encoded by the exons atgaagacggtttttgcagtgtttttggtgtttgtCGGCTGCTGTAGCAATGTTGTGTTCCTGGAAGTTTTGGTGAG AGATTTCCCAGGATGCGGAAACATTGTGACATTTGCccagtttgtttttattgcctTGGAGGGGTTCATCTTCGAGACACATTTTGGACGCAAGAAACCAGCTATACCAATCAG AAACTACCTGATAATGGTAACCATGTTCTTCACTGTAAGTGTTATAAACAACTACGCCCTCAACTTCAAAATCGCAATGCCACTACACATGATCTTCAGATCT GGCTCTTTAATAGCAAACATGATACTGGGTATCATCATATTGAAAAAAAG GTATTCATCAAGTAAATACCTCTCCATATTATTGGTATCAGTAGGCATCTTTATCTGTACCATCATGTCTGCCAAACAAGTG AGTGCTGAAAAGGCTGCTACAGAAAAGGAAGGAGTGTATGCTTTCTTGTACTGGCTTATAG gTATTGCCATGCTGACATTTGCCCTAATAATGTCTGCTTTAATGGGCATTTTCCAAGAGACCTTGTACAAGCAGTATGGCAAGCACTCGAAGGAGGCTCTCTTCTATAAT CATTGCCTGCCATTGCCAGGGTTTCTGCTGCTCTCAACTGACATCTATAACCACGCTGTACTCTTCAGTCAAACCA CTCCAGTGGAAATCCCTGTGATTCATGAAACTGTACCAGTTATGTGGTTGCATTTAGCGATGAATGTCATCACCCA ATACGTATGCATTCGGGGTGTGTTCATCCTAACCACAGAGTGTACCTCCCTTACTGTTACACTAGTTGTGACGCTGCGTAAATTCCTGAGCCTCATCATCTCTATAATATACTTCCGGAACCCATTCACAGAGTGGCACTGGGTTGGCACAGCGGTGGTGTTCCTGGGCACACTGCTCTACACTGAGGTGTGGTCCAGCATCCGCATAGCACTAAAAGGAGAGAAACCAGGCAAGAAGGCAGAATAA
- the tmpob gene encoding thymopoietin b isoform X1, producing the protein MAEFLEDPSVLTKDKLKSELLANDVPLPSGEHRKDVYVQLYLKHLTVLNKKHSPAETFSSDEEITPVISNRSRSGKKATRKTDKNRKEEVDVASLTDSELKDQLLKYGINPGPVVASTRKLYEKRLQTLLDQPPSEIKPPEPETAVPETVPVKADGSQNGNTHTVEDQYSDQEEDVEPVPEPVPVAPKPVRSRGKLTPLTTRTSSRHSSKQVEETTAVHEQSFSVDRSDLLKEIFPNEPPTPTGISATCRRPIHGAAGRPARPLDLWPEESLLQQRVFTTTKSSLTHSHSIPSHAPSFSPPSELRPRRRSYAIWLKLLVFLLLAASLYYVFQNVSNEQIDSCMLFLQDRVVTPFLTVIGVISQEDNSGSE; encoded by the exons ATGGCGGAATTCCTTGAAGACCCGTCCGTTCTCACAAAGGACAAGCTTAAGAGCGAACTGCTTGCCAATGATGTTCCTCTTCCCAGTGGTGAGCACAGGAAAGATGTTTATGTCCAACTTTACCTCAAACATCTGACCGTACTGAACAAGAAGCACTCTCCAGCCGAGACTTTCTCCAGTGACGAAGAAATAACACCGGTGATCTCTAACAGAAGTCGATCAGGAAAA AAAGCTACAAGAAAGACTGATAAGAACCGAAAAGAGGAGGTGGATGTTGCTAGTCTGACCGACAGCGAATTGAAGGATCAGCTGCTGAAGTATGGCATCAATCCTGGTCCAGTAGTCG CGTCAACTCGTAAACTTTATGAGAAGAGACTTCAAACACTGTTGGATCAGCCTCCTTCAGAGATCAAACCACCTGAACCCGAGACTGCAGTTCCAGAGACGGTACCTGTGAAGGCAGACGGCAGTCAGAACGGCAACACGCACACGGTGGAGGATCAGTACAGTGACCAGGAAGAAG ATGTTGAACCAGTACCAGAGCCAGTTCCAGTAGCACCAAAACCTGTGAGAAGCAGAGGAAAATTGACCCCCTTGACCACCAGGACAAGCAGCCGACACAGCAGTAAG caggtAGAGGAGACAACAGCAGTTCACGAGCAGTCATTTTCTGTGGACAGAAGTGaccttttaaaagaaatattccCTAATGAACCTCCTACACCCACAGGCATTAG TGCTACCTGCCGGCGGCCTATCCATGGGGCAGCTGGGCGTCCAGCGAGGCCGCTTGACCTCTGGCCAGAGGAGTCTCTCCTACAGCAGCGTGTGTTCACAACCACCAAgtcatcactcacacacagtcacagcaTCCCATCACATGCTCCATCATTCTCTCCACCGTCTGAGCTGCGTCCACGCCGTCGCTCTTATGCCATCTGGCTCAAACTGCTGGTATTCCTCCTGCTGGCTGCCTCACTTTACTATGTCTTTCAGAATGTGAGCAATGAGCAGATCGACTCCTGCATGCTCTTCTTACAGGACAGGGTGGTCACACCCTTCCTAACTGTTATTGGTGTTATTAGTCAGGAAGATAATTCTGGGAGCGAGTGA
- the slc25a3b gene encoding solute carrier family 25 member 3b isoform X2: protein MYPSTLLHLARANPFSAPLFTLQKTEESSRPAANGQTRSLAAASVAEGDSCEFGSQKYFILCGFGGILSCGTTHTAVVPLDLVKCRLQVDPAKYRSIFTGFSITVREDGVRGLAKGWAPTFIGYSMQGLCKFGFYEVFKILYGDMLGEENAYLWRTSLYLAASASAEFFADIALAPMEACKVRIQTQPGYANTLRECAPKMYAEEGIWAFYKGVVPLWMRQIPYTMMKFACFERTVEILYKYVVPKPRSECSKPEQLVVTFVAGYIAGVFCAIVSHPADSVVSVLNKEKGSTATQVLKKLGPMGVWKGLVARIIMIGTLTALQWFIYDSVKVYFRLPRPPPPEMPESLKKKLGLTE from the exons ATGTATCCCAGCACGCTGCTACACCTGGCCCGAGCAAATCCCTTCAGCGCACCGCTGTTCACTCTGCAGAAAACGGAGGAGTCCTCACGGCCAGCCGCTAATGGACAGACCCGCAGCCTGGCAGCAGCTTCAGTGGCTG AGGGAGACAGCTGTGAGTTTGGCTCACAGAAGTATTTCATCCTGTGTGGCTTCGGTGGGATTCTGAGTTgtggcaccacacacacagcggTGGTGCCGCTCGACTTGGTTAAATGCAGGCTGCAG GTGGACCCTGCAAAGTACCGGAGTATCTTTACTGGGTTCTCAATCACGGTCAGGGAAGACGGTGTGCGGGGACTTGCTAAGGGATGGGCGCCCACTTTCATCGGATACTCCATGCAGGGTCTCTGCAAGTTTGGCTTCTATGAGGTGTTCAAGATCCTGTATGGGGACATGCTTGGAGAG GAAAATGCCTACTTGTGGAGAACTTCTCTGTACCTTGCAGCCTCTGCTAGCGCAGAGTTCTTTGCTGATATAGCTCTGGCCCCTATGGAGGCGTGCAAAGTGCGCATCCAAACCCAGCCTGGCTATGCCAACACCCTGAGGGAGTGCGCCCCCAAGATGTACGCAGAGGAGGGTATCTGGGC GTTCTACAAGGGTGTGGTTCCCCTGTGGATGAGGCAGATTCCCTACACCATGATGAAGTTTGCCTGCTTTGAACGCACAGTTGAGATTCTGTATAAGTATGTGGTGCCCAAACCCCGCAGCGAGTGCAGCAAGCCCGAGCAGCTGGTGGTCACCTTTGTGGCTGGTTACATTG CTGGTGTTTTCTGTGCCATTGTGTCCCACCCTGCTGACTCTGTGGTGTCTGTGCTGAACAAGGAGAAGGGAAGCACAGCAACTCAAGTGCTGAAGAAGCTTGGGCCAATGG gTGTGTGGAAGGGTCTGGTGGCCCGTATCATTATGATCGGTACCCTGACCGCCCTGCAGTGGTTCATCTATGACTCTGTGAAGGTATACTTCCGTCTGCCCCGCCCTCCTCCACCCGAGATGCCAGAGTCTCTGAAGAAGAAGCTGGGTCTCACAGAGTAG